One genomic window of Cupriavidus malaysiensis includes the following:
- the ppk1 gene encoding polyphosphate kinase 1, with protein MSTTPPGTLLNRELGILEFNARVLAQAADPKVPLLERLKFICIVSSNLDEFFEIRMAGLKEQLRDNPSGMTPDGLSFQQTYQLVTERTQRLVGMQYDMLQSVIFPLLEKEGVFFHLTGSWNDAQRTWARDFFLRELGPVLTPIALDPAHPFPRVLNKSLNFVVELSGTDAFGREAELAIVQAPRALPRVVKMPESLSGYPFGFVLLSSFMQGFVHELFPAIEVHGCYQFRVTRNSDLFVSEDEITDLREALQGELPTRHFGDTVRLEVSSDTPPQLARRLLLESGLGEQDLYRVSGPVNLVRLMQIPDLVDRPALKFPPHVPAAVKAFSGGVSMFDAIRQQDVLLHHPYESFSSVLDLLQLAANDPDVVAIKQTVYRTGNESLVMEALMTAARNGKEVTVVVELLARFDEETNINWAEQLENAGAHVVYGVVGHKCHAKMLLIVRRERIKSKDHKLRRYVHLGTGNYHPRTARLYTDFGLLTADETICEDVHHVFQLLTGTAGSIRLNELWQSPFTMHDQLVEHIRAEARNARAGKRARIMAKMNALLEPSIIDELYKASRAGVKIDLIVRGVCALRPGVPGLSENISVRSIVGRFLEHHRVYYFLADGEEVVYLSSADWMDRNLFRRVEVAFPVKNKALKQRVIQESLRVHLRDNASAWIMQGDGEYVHKQSKAKLQHVSQTDLLALFGNR; from the coding sequence ATGTCGACGACGCCGCCCGGTACGCTGCTCAACCGTGAGCTCGGCATCCTGGAATTCAACGCACGTGTCCTGGCGCAGGCAGCAGATCCCAAGGTCCCGCTGCTGGAAAGACTGAAGTTCATCTGCATCGTATCCAGCAATCTCGACGAGTTCTTCGAGATCCGCATGGCGGGCCTCAAGGAACAGTTGCGCGACAACCCGTCCGGCATGACGCCCGACGGCCTCTCCTTCCAGCAGACCTACCAGCTCGTCACCGAACGCACCCAGCGGCTCGTCGGCATGCAGTATGACATGCTGCAGAGCGTGATTTTCCCACTGTTGGAAAAGGAAGGTGTCTTCTTCCACCTGACCGGCTCGTGGAATGACGCCCAGAGGACTTGGGCGCGCGATTTCTTCCTGCGCGAACTCGGCCCGGTGCTGACGCCGATCGCCCTCGACCCCGCCCACCCGTTCCCGCGCGTGCTCAACAAGAGCCTGAATTTCGTGGTCGAACTGTCGGGCACCGACGCCTTCGGCCGGGAGGCCGAGCTGGCCATCGTGCAGGCGCCGCGCGCCCTGCCGCGCGTGGTCAAGATGCCGGAATCGCTGTCCGGCTACCCCTTTGGCTTCGTGCTGCTGTCGTCCTTCATGCAAGGCTTCGTGCACGAGCTGTTTCCCGCCATCGAGGTGCACGGCTGCTACCAGTTCCGGGTGACCCGCAACTCGGACCTGTTCGTCTCGGAAGACGAGATCACCGACCTGCGCGAAGCGCTGCAGGGCGAGCTGCCGACACGGCACTTCGGCGACACGGTGCGGCTGGAAGTCTCATCCGACACCCCGCCGCAACTGGCACGCCGCCTGCTGCTGGAGTCCGGCCTGGGCGAGCAGGACCTGTACCGCGTCAGTGGCCCGGTCAACCTGGTACGGCTGATGCAGATCCCCGACCTGGTCGACCGCCCCGCGCTCAAGTTCCCTCCTCACGTACCGGCCGCCGTCAAGGCCTTCTCCGGTGGCGTCTCGATGTTCGACGCCATCCGCCAGCAGGACGTGCTGCTGCACCATCCATACGAGAGCTTCAGTTCGGTGCTCGACCTGTTGCAGCTTGCGGCCAACGATCCCGACGTGGTGGCGATCAAGCAGACGGTTTACCGTACCGGCAACGAGTCGCTGGTGATGGAAGCCCTGATGACTGCCGCTCGCAACGGCAAGGAAGTCACGGTGGTGGTGGAGCTGCTGGCGCGCTTCGACGAGGAGACCAATATCAACTGGGCGGAACAGCTGGAGAATGCCGGCGCCCACGTGGTCTACGGCGTGGTCGGACATAAGTGCCACGCCAAGATGCTGCTGATCGTGCGCCGCGAGCGCATCAAGTCCAAGGACCATAAGCTGCGCCGCTACGTGCACCTGGGCACCGGAAACTATCACCCGCGCACGGCCCGTCTCTACACCGACTTCGGCCTGCTGACGGCCGACGAGACCATCTGCGAGGATGTCCATCACGTCTTCCAGCTGCTGACCGGCACCGCTGGCAGCATCCGCCTCAACGAGCTCTGGCAGTCGCCTTTCACCATGCACGACCAGCTGGTGGAACACATCCGCGCCGAAGCCCGCAATGCCCGCGCCGGCAAGCGTGCCCGCATCATGGCGAAGATGAATGCGCTGCTGGAGCCATCGATCATCGACGAGCTGTACAAGGCGTCGCGCGCCGGCGTGAAGATCGATCTGATCGTGCGCGGCGTGTGCGCGCTGCGGCCCGGGGTGCCGGGGCTGTCCGAGAATATCAGCGTACGCTCGATCGTCGGCCGCTTCCTCGAGCACCACCGCGTCTATTACTTCCTGGCCGACGGCGAGGAGGTGGTCTACCTGTCCAGCGCCGACTGGATGGACCGCAACCTGTTCCGCCGTGTCGAAGTCGCTTTCCCTGTCAAGAACAAGGCGCTCAAGCAGCGCGTGATCCAGGAAAGCCTGCGCGTGCACCTGCGCGACAATGCCTCGGCCTGGATCATGCAGGGTGATGGCGAATACGTGCACAAGCAATCCAAGGCCAAGCTGCAGCACGTCAGCCAGACCGACCTGCTGGCGCTGTTCGGCAATCGCTGA
- the phoR gene encoding phosphate regulon sensor histidine kinase PhoR, giving the protein MNVIWARSAAILISVAVASAGLYLWRGPVWALSLGCLALLGQLGYYLYQINRLWKVLDAPAYGEIPSALGLWGEVYYRLHRLVKRWRLQVLQVEQQHLRFIQAIQASPNGVLMLDDADQIEWCNDVAEHHLGLNARRDVRQRITHLIRRPEFVQYLMRQRFDDPLVMRDMGSHKHGVIAVQILPYGENRKLVLTQDITKLENTEAMRRDFVANVSHELKTPLTVLTGFLETVRDLPVSEEDRRRYVDLMLVQSMRMQHIVEDLLALAKLESDAQAPGYEPIPVNGMIAHLLHDAEALSQGRHRITSDVDAGVILRGSETELFSALANLVSNAVRYTPDGGQIGIRLAMDEGHAVFSVSDTGLGIAPEHIPRLTERFYRVDRSRSRDTGGTGLGLAIVKHVLSRHHADLRISSEVGRGSVFRVVFPLDRSGHEAQQVRGGDMPQRAA; this is encoded by the coding sequence ATGAACGTCATCTGGGCCCGTTCGGCGGCCATCCTGATCAGCGTGGCCGTCGCGTCGGCCGGGCTCTACCTCTGGCGCGGCCCGGTCTGGGCGCTGTCGCTGGGCTGCCTGGCCCTGCTCGGGCAACTGGGTTACTACCTCTATCAGATCAACCGCCTGTGGAAGGTGCTGGATGCGCCCGCCTACGGCGAGATCCCCAGCGCGCTCGGCCTGTGGGGCGAGGTGTATTACCGGCTGCACCGGCTGGTCAAACGCTGGCGCTTGCAGGTGCTGCAGGTGGAGCAGCAGCACCTGCGCTTCATCCAGGCCATCCAGGCCTCGCCCAATGGCGTGCTGATGCTCGATGATGCCGACCAGATCGAATGGTGCAACGACGTGGCTGAGCACCACCTCGGCCTGAACGCGCGGCGCGACGTGCGCCAGCGCATCACCCACCTGATCCGGCGCCCGGAGTTCGTCCAGTACCTGATGCGCCAGCGCTTCGATGACCCCCTGGTCATGCGAGACATGGGTTCGCACAAGCACGGCGTGATCGCCGTGCAGATCCTGCCGTATGGCGAGAATCGCAAGCTGGTGCTGACGCAGGACATCACCAAGCTGGAGAACACCGAGGCCATGCGGCGCGACTTCGTCGCCAACGTCTCGCACGAACTGAAGACGCCGCTGACCGTGCTGACCGGTTTCCTGGAGACCGTGCGCGACCTGCCCGTGTCGGAGGAGGACCGCCGCCGCTACGTGGACCTGATGCTGGTGCAGTCGATGCGCATGCAGCATATCGTCGAGGACCTGCTGGCGCTGGCCAAGCTGGAAAGCGACGCCCAGGCGCCGGGCTACGAGCCGATCCCCGTCAACGGTATGATCGCGCACCTGCTGCACGACGCCGAGGCATTGTCCCAGGGGCGCCACCGCATCACCAGCGACGTGGATGCCGGAGTGATCCTGCGCGGCTCGGAAACGGAACTGTTCTCGGCGCTGGCCAACCTGGTATCGAACGCCGTGCGCTACACGCCCGACGGCGGCCAGATCGGTATCCGCCTGGCCATGGACGAGGGCCATGCGGTATTTTCCGTCAGCGATACGGGCCTGGGCATCGCGCCCGAGCACATCCCGCGCCTGACCGAGCGCTTCTACCGCGTCGACCGCAGCCGTTCGCGCGATACCGGCGGGACCGGTCTCGGTCTGGCCATCGTCAAGCACGTGCTGTCGCGCCACCATGCCGACCTGCGTATCAGCAGCGAAGTGGGCCGGGGCAGCGTGTTCCGCGTCGTATTCCCGCTCGACCGCAGCGGGCATGAGGCCCAGCAGGTGCGTGGCGGCGATATGCCGCAGCGCGCAGCCTGA